The following proteins come from a genomic window of Montipora foliosa isolate CH-2021 chromosome 2, ASM3666993v2, whole genome shotgun sequence:
- the LOC137992084 gene encoding LOW QUALITY PROTEIN: uncharacterized protein (The sequence of the model RefSeq protein was modified relative to this genomic sequence to represent the inferred CDS: inserted 1 base in 1 codon) → MKIAVEGCCHGELDRIYETLEHLQEKESIKVDMLLCCGDFQAVRNESDLCCMAVPPKYRHMQTFYKYYCGEKKAPVLTIFIGGNHEASNHLWELPHGGWVAPNIYYLGYSGVVRFGDIRIAGLSGIYKGHDYHKGHFERPPYDDGTVRSTYHVRSFDVFKLKLLSDPVDIFLSHDWPXGVYNHGNVEELYRYKKYLQSEIETNTLGSPPAGELMTLLKPKYWFAAHMHAKFPALIPHNCKDSVKFTKFLALDKCLPRRQFLQVVDFGPSDAPLELLYDPEWLAIMQLTDALYNGTPYVTVLPNCDQMSKFKPDEAVKKEVLKEFGNPPKVPENFQITVPPYNPLKPNNAKMKQVLPVINPQTEEFCAKLGIKNPCYTEEQNIQMYTNPEEIDLSDDNSDDDNSISKNPDETISLDIDDDGNNGDKCESNLRPHLKLPKPSIPCPENLKHPVITPVMPRPTEEKSDDMISEQTMNACSGLEPRRKVMKLKRRNQSLYTSSDNTEDSDE, encoded by the exons ATGAAGATCGCTGTCGAAGGCTGTTGTCACGGAGAACTGGACAGGATTTATGAAACTCTTGAACACCTACAAGAGAAAGAAAGCATCAAAGTTGACATGCTTCTTTGCTGTGGAGATTTTCAAGCCGTTCGAAATGAAAGTGACCTTTGCTGTATGGCTGTTCCACCGAAGTATCGACACATGCAAACATTCTACAAATATTATTGCGGTGAAAAGAAAGCTCCAGTGCTCACGATTTTCATTGGAGGTAATCACGAGGCGTCAAATCACCTGTGGGAACTTCCACACGGAGGGTGGGTAGCCCCCAACATCTACTACCTAGGATATAGTGGGGTGGTTAGATTTGGTGACATTCGAATTGCAGGTCTCTCTGGTATCTACAAAGGCCATGATTATCACAAAGGACATTTTGAAAGGCCACCATACGATGATGGTACGGTACGCAGCACATATCATGTCAGAAGTTTTGATGTTTTCAAGCTTAAGCTTCTTTCTGATCCAGTAGATATCTTTTTGTCACATGACTGGC TTGGGGTTTATAACCATGGCAATGTTGAAGAACTGTATAGATATAAGAAATATCTGCAGTCAGAAATTGAAACCAACACATTAGGTAGCCCTCCAGCTGGAGAGCTAATGACATTGTTGAAGCCAAAGTATTGGTTTGCGGCACACATGCATGCAAAATTCCCAGCATTAATACCACACAACTGCAAAGACAGTGTTAAATTCACGAAATTCCTTGCTTTGGACAAGTGTCTTCCCAGACGGCAGTTTTTACAAGTGGTAGATTTTGGACCAAGTGATGCTCCTTTGGAACTGCTATATGATCCTGAGTGGTTAGCAATCATGCAGCTTACAGATGCTCTCTACAATGGAACACCTTATGTCACTGTGCTTCCTAATTGTGATCAAATGTCTAAGTTCAAACCTGATGAAGCAGTGAAAAAGGAAGTTCTCAAAGAGTTTGGAAATCCACCAAAGGTCCCTGAGAATTTTCAGATTACAGTGCCTCCGTACAATCCATTAAAGCCAAACAACGCAAAAATGAAGCAGGTTTTGCCAGTTATCAACCCTCAAACAGAAGAATTTTGTGCTAAGCTTGGAATCAAAAATCCATGTTACACAGAGGAACAGAATATACAAATGTACACAAATCCTGAAGAGATTGACTTAAGTGACGATAACAGTGATGATGACAATAGCATTTCCAAGAACCCAGATGAAACTATAAGTCTTGACATCGATGATGACGGtaacaatggtgacaagtgTGAAAGCAATTTGAGGCCTCATCTTAAACTCCCAAAGCCTTCAATTCCCTGTCCTGAAAATTTGAAACATCCAGTTATTACACCTGTTATGCCTCGACCTACTGAGGAGAAATCAGATGATATGATTTCAGAACAGACAATGAATGCTTGCTCTGGTTTAGAACCTCGAAGAAAAGTCATGAAACTGAAGAGAAGAAATCAGTCACTTTACACGTCAAGTGACAATACTGAAGATAGCGATGAATGA
- the LOC137992086 gene encoding mitochondrial import inner membrane translocase subunit TIM44-like: MNQYIIITVYEVSSQSTHARVSEKKMAQMVLGRYVCQRCLNFARLMPSKLILDARADPYILRPSVFSGRLRQGDCQSQQIRWYAYKRSNEQPGLIGRFIENLKEGFERNKEMQENIKKFQEEAKKYEQSESLTGRVKFANKIKDSVSFASMKTSAAVKSFSGAFSSKVSKVYEEATTSEAFRKGKAVSEELAKSAKDAASKVQEQSEVLGKTETFKAMSSGFKTVKEEVLDEELQKSRPYRTPEKLRRRTGAEGDAIKKERRIDANEDAMGMVLHKDSKWYQQWQEFKDNNPVVTGLFNLKTKYDESDNVMIRASRVVTDKLQDIFSDVFSQSDTAKTLAEISRIDPQFNKDSFLKECEFEIIPAVLEAFLRGDLEILKDWCYEPAYNILAAQIEQTRQLGQRLEAKILDVRDVDVAMAKIMEQGPVLVLTFMVQQIMILRDAVGNVIEGGEDNIENVSYVWALCRDQSILDHRSAWRVLEFGIQSSSSWL; this comes from the exons ATGAATCAGTACATTATAATTACCGTATATGAAGTATCCTCACAATCTACGCATGCTCGTGTGAGCGAAAAAAAGATGGCGCAG ATGGTTCTCGGCAGATACGTTTGTCAGAGGTGCCTCAATTTTGCACGTCTCATGCCCAGTAAGCTTATTTTGGACGCACGTGCAGATCCATATATCCTCAGACCTTCTGTTTTCTCTGGACGACTTCGGCAAGGAGATTGTCAATCGCAACAG ATAAGATGGTATGCCTACAAGAGATCCAATGAACAGCCAGGATTAATAGGAAGATTTATTGAGAATTTAAAAGAAGGCTTtgagagaaataaagaaatgCAG gaaaatataaagaaatttcAAGAAGAAGCAAAGAAATATGAGCAATCAGAATCACTCACTGGCCGAGTTAAATTTGCAAACAAGATAAAG gACAGTGTCTcatttgcatcaatgaagacctcTGCTGCTGTGAAGAGTTTTTCAGGAGCTTTTTCCTCAAAAGTGTCTAAG gtatatGAAGAGGCCACAACAAGTGAAGCTTTTAGAAAAGGAAAAGCTGTTTCTGAAGAG CTTGCCAAGTCAGCGAAGGATGCAGCATCCAAGGTTCAGGAACAGTCTGAAGTACTTGGCAAAACAGAAACCTTCAAGGCTATGTCTTCT GGATTTAAAACAGTTAAAGAGGAAGTATTGGATGAGGAACTTCAAAAGTCAAGGCCATATAGGACTCCAG AAAAGCTTCGGCGAAGGACTGGTGCTGAAGGTGATGCCATAAAGAAGGAGCGAAGAATTGATGCAAATGA GGATGCGATGGGGATGGTACTTCACAAAGATTCTAAATGGTATCAACAGTGGCAAGAATTTAAAGATAATAACCCTGTTGTGACAG GACTCTtcaatttaaaaacaaagtatGACGAAAGTGACAATGTGATGATCCGAGCATCAAGAGTAGTAACAGACAAACTTCAGGATATTTTCA GTGATGTGTTTTCACAGTCTGACACAGCAAAAACATTAGCTGAGATTTCTAGAATAGACCCACAGTTCAATAAAGACAGCTTCTTGAAAGAATGTGAATTTGAGATCATCCCTGCTGTTCTGGAG GCTTTTCTAAGAGGTGATTTAGAGATCTTGAAAGACTGGTGTTACGAACCG GCTTACAATATACTGGCAGCCCAAATTGAACAGACACGCCAGTTGGGACAACGGCTCGAGGCGAAAATACTTGATGTTAGGGACGTTGAT GTGGCAATGGCCAAGATCATGGAACAGGGACCTGTTTTGGTGCTTACATTTATGGTCCAACAGATCATGATCCTAAGAGATGCAGTCGGAAATGTGATCGAAGGAGGAGAA GATAACATTGAAAATGTCAGTTATGTGTGGGCCTTGTGTCGTGATCAGAGCATATTGGATCACCGCTCAGCTTGGAGAGTCCTGGAGTTTGGAATACAAAGCAGCAGCTCATGGCTTTGA